The following proteins come from a genomic window of Leptospira barantonii:
- a CDS encoding NADPH-dependent FMN reductase — protein sequence MKLAIIAGPHRKVSQSAKVAKWMGNRLESFGHEAWVLDLGNHKLPVWDDSFWDGGEEWDKIWKPIEAELKSADAYVFVTPEYSGMASPGLKNFILYCNTGVVGHKPVLISAVSASRGGAYPVAELRMSSYKNTKLCYIPEHIIVRDAEHVLNGPESTSNEDSYIRNRIDFALKILVSYGEALKTVRDSGVTVKKEFSNGM from the coding sequence ATGAAACTCGCAATCATTGCCGGTCCACACCGGAAGGTATCCCAGTCCGCAAAGGTCGCAAAATGGATGGGAAACCGTCTCGAATCTTTCGGTCACGAGGCTTGGGTTCTCGATTTGGGAAATCATAAACTTCCAGTATGGGACGATTCCTTTTGGGACGGCGGGGAAGAATGGGATAAAATTTGGAAACCGATCGAAGCGGAACTCAAAAGCGCGGACGCATACGTTTTTGTTACGCCTGAATATTCGGGGATGGCTTCTCCCGGTTTGAAAAACTTCATTCTTTATTGCAATACGGGCGTGGTCGGTCACAAACCAGTTTTGATAAGCGCGGTTTCAGCCAGTCGAGGCGGAGCTTATCCGGTCGCGGAGTTGCGCATGAGCAGTTATAAAAACACGAAACTCTGTTATATTCCGGAACATATCATCGTTCGCGACGCGGAACACGTTTTGAACGGCCCGGAATCGACGAGCAACGAGGATTCGTATATCCGGAACAGAATCGATTTCGCTCTGAAAATTCTCGTGAGTTATGGAGAGGCGTTGAAGACCGTTCGCGACTCGGGTGTGACGGTTAAAAAAGAATTCTCAAACGGAATGTAA
- a CDS encoding acyltransferase — protein sequence MIFNLSLFMDTFGLCILILACIVSDKPSRILFSSPPKNQTPGGRSESVDFIRGLAITGIVFIHVNSYYQYFGPNENASALTLALSNLSRFGVPAFILSSGIFLKPTNLRDYWKPKFLSLLLPYFIVSLLAAYVKLGTLPDIGDFLIGIALGTWCAPYYFVPLLVSFYVIFPFCDRFLGQFNTKKAVLYFLFIALILNFVSNHVFRYSDIAWIKTIEPILFTGFIFFFVFGLLAGKWFKEPKNFLILSEEKSSPLPYSLRRILFFGLSIYLIGVFVAGYLWKFDSSNHLIFYPLAAFLFLFFWAEKVQEQKRHKNWIHTFAFVGKNSMGIFLLHPILIHLMHAWSPFEWGRNYAWFLIPVVGFVNVALPLGVWLAVTKVLDSVFKPGKRGNSAS from the coding sequence ATGATTTTCAACCTTTCTCTTTTTATGGATACGTTCGGACTTTGTATCCTGATTCTCGCCTGTATTGTTTCCGATAAACCTTCTCGGATTCTTTTTTCATCTCCTCCGAAAAATCAAACTCCGGGTGGGAGAAGCGAGTCAGTGGACTTCATTCGGGGACTTGCGATCACCGGTATCGTTTTTATCCACGTGAATTCCTATTATCAATACTTCGGTCCGAATGAAAACGCGTCCGCGTTGACCCTCGCGCTATCCAATCTTTCCCGTTTCGGAGTTCCGGCCTTCATCCTTTCTTCCGGAATTTTTTTAAAGCCTACAAACCTTAGAGACTACTGGAAACCCAAGTTCCTTTCACTTCTACTTCCATATTTCATCGTAAGTCTTTTAGCGGCCTATGTAAAACTCGGAACCCTACCCGACATAGGGGATTTTTTAATCGGAATCGCCTTGGGAACCTGGTGCGCGCCCTATTATTTCGTTCCCCTTTTGGTTTCGTTTTATGTAATATTCCCTTTTTGCGACCGCTTTCTCGGCCAGTTTAACACGAAAAAGGCGGTTTTATACTTTTTATTTATAGCGCTTATACTGAACTTCGTATCGAACCACGTATTTCGTTATTCGGACATCGCTTGGATCAAAACGATCGAGCCGATTCTTTTTACGGGTTTTATTTTCTTTTTCGTCTTCGGCTTGTTAGCCGGGAAGTGGTTCAAAGAACCGAAAAATTTTCTGATTCTTTCGGAAGAGAAGTCGTCCCCCCTCCCCTACTCCCTTCGAAGAATTCTTTTTTTCGGCCTTTCGATCTATTTGATCGGGGTTTTTGTGGCGGGTTATCTCTGGAAGTTCGATTCTTCCAATCACCTGATCTTTTATCCTCTCGCGGCCTTTCTGTTTCTTTTCTTTTGGGCGGAAAAGGTCCAGGAACAAAAGCGACATAAAAACTGGATCCACACCTTTGCGTTTGTGGGCAAAAACAGTATGGGAATTTTTCTTCTGCATCCGATTTTGATTCATCTGATGCACGCTTGGAGCCCGTTCGAATGGGGTCGGAACTACGCCTGGTTTTTGATTCCGGTTGTCGGCTTCGTCAACGTGGCGCTCCCGCTCGGCGTTTGGCTCGCCGTTACGAAAGTGTTGGATTCGGTTTTCAAACCGGGAAAACGCGGGAACTCTGCGAGTTAG
- a CDS encoding SDR family oxidoreductase, producing MKNVIITGASSGIGKELAKLYALAGANVALTARRKDSLKKIAEELKSAGAKGKILFAPLDVSDTDQNFKVIPKLAKELGGLDLIILNAGISTTSSYGGRSFEADRAVIETNLIGAMAGVEAVLPIFQKQKSGQIVAISSVASFRGLPGSASYSSSKAGLSTYMEALRGEIKRFRISVTVIHPGFIDTPINNQMKSRPFVVPVEKGAQKIYKRIENNVLSATVPWFPWAFVGYLMKWIPEFLWSKITLK from the coding sequence ATGAAAAATGTAATCATCACAGGTGCAAGCTCCGGAATCGGTAAAGAATTGGCGAAATTGTATGCGTTAGCTGGGGCCAACGTGGCTCTTACGGCGAGAAGAAAGGATTCTTTGAAGAAGATCGCCGAAGAATTGAAGTCAGCCGGTGCGAAAGGGAAGATTCTTTTTGCTCCGCTCGACGTTTCCGACACGGATCAGAATTTTAAAGTGATACCGAAACTCGCAAAGGAACTCGGAGGTTTGGATCTGATCATTTTAAACGCGGGGATCTCAACGACTTCTTCTTATGGAGGAAGAAGTTTCGAAGCGGATCGCGCGGTGATTGAAACGAATTTGATCGGAGCGATGGCCGGTGTGGAAGCGGTTCTTCCGATTTTTCAAAAACAAAAGTCGGGTCAGATTGTTGCGATCTCTTCCGTCGCTTCTTTTAGAGGGCTTCCGGGTTCCGCGAGTTATTCTTCCTCGAAGGCTGGACTTTCCACATATATGGAAGCTTTGAGAGGTGAAATAAAACGTTTTAGAATTTCGGTGACTGTGATTCATCCGGGTTTTATAGACACTCCGATCAACAATCAGATGAAGTCGCGGCCATTTGTCGTTCCGGTGGAGAAGGGTGCACAAAAAATTTATAAAAGAATTGAAAACAATGTTTTATCGGCTACAGTTCCTTGGTTCCCATGGGCCTTCGTGGGATATCTTATGAAATGGATTCCTGAGTTTTTATGGTCGAAGATCACTCTGAAATAA
- a CDS encoding putative porin, with the protein MNTKKHLVNTTLVFFIINSSFFNSIQAQTFNAAEPEPPRLPLEKEKPIAEEETFFKKLIRQSSFTVLAGRNGGDNIFETGTKYANLSGLRGGSRITYQRDFNYGGLGFTLRWKKWEADLNLKTTGRYVNAGEGRDEDFYLGDPTVERGTKISTREFSYYDTPYTFIGSRNFADGKGRLSMKQDRQSLILRRYFGDGDPDSRKEGKGLYLTGGFQYTFMKYVLYDVFQFFDANPVFLNRIGLGLSLSYSTYEFPLGLGYRYSNGEWIWETSLSGIFWSGHFRDFHYQRALNFIGDVSGFGVDFNMGAGRIFGNYVLFLKLNEHRLFGDGHFSTKGGLSYNDILSQHLGQYKNYMNLKEWNVELSLTGFLY; encoded by the coding sequence ATGAATACAAAAAAACATTTAGTCAATACCACCTTAGTTTTTTTCATCATAAATTCTTCCTTCTTCAATTCGATCCAAGCGCAGACTTTTAACGCGGCGGAACCGGAACCTCCAAGACTTCCGCTCGAAAAGGAAAAGCCGATCGCCGAAGAAGAAACCTTTTTTAAAAAGCTGATCCGTCAGTCCTCCTTTACCGTTCTTGCTGGAAGAAACGGAGGCGACAACATCTTCGAAACCGGAACAAAATACGCGAATCTTTCGGGACTCAGAGGCGGCTCGAGAATCACGTATCAAAGGGACTTCAACTACGGAGGACTCGGGTTCACGCTTCGTTGGAAAAAATGGGAAGCGGACCTTAACTTAAAAACGACCGGCCGATACGTAAACGCGGGCGAGGGACGGGACGAAGACTTTTATCTCGGCGACCCGACGGTTGAACGAGGAACCAAAATTTCAACGAGAGAATTTTCGTATTACGACACGCCGTACACGTTTATAGGATCGCGCAATTTTGCGGACGGGAAAGGTCGTCTCTCGATGAAACAGGACAGACAATCCTTGATACTCCGAAGATATTTCGGAGACGGCGATCCGGATTCGAGAAAAGAAGGAAAGGGTCTTTATCTCACCGGTGGTTTTCAATATACGTTTATGAAATACGTCCTCTACGACGTGTTTCAGTTTTTCGACGCAAACCCGGTTTTTTTAAACCGAATCGGATTGGGTTTGAGTCTTTCCTATTCCACTTATGAATTTCCATTGGGACTCGGCTACAGATATTCCAACGGAGAATGGATTTGGGAAACCTCTCTTTCCGGAATTTTCTGGAGCGGCCACTTCCGCGACTTTCACTATCAAAGGGCTCTCAATTTTATCGGAGACGTTTCCGGTTTCGGAGTAGACTTCAATATGGGAGCCGGAAGAATTTTCGGGAATTACGTTCTATTCTTAAAACTCAACGAACACAGACTTTTCGGAGACGGGCATTTTTCAACGAAGGGCGGACTCAGCTACAACGACATTCTTTCCCAACACTTAGGACAATATAAGAATTATATGAACCTAAAAGAATGGAACGTGGAACTGTCTCTTACCGGCTTTCTCTATTAA
- a CDS encoding NAD(P)/FAD-dependent oxidoreductase, which produces MSESKKKKVVIIGAGFGGLQAVKKLSENADLEITVIDKKNHHLFQPLLYQVATAVLSPADIAIPTRSLVGESKNVTVVLGEATKIDPATKTVYYQNTSTNYDYLILSAGAKSSYFGNDHWEKHTIGLKNLKDALKIRHKLLISFEKAELSGDPEVVKSLLNYVIIGGGPTGVELAGSIAELSHQIIRDEFHTIDPALSKITLIEASPRLLMTFDASLGEFTKKRLESRGVEVLVGTRVIDINEHGVQLEGKTIPTQTVIWAAGVQANTIASTLGATLDRSGRVMVDEFCNIEGHPELFVIGDIANYSKGLERPLPGVSPVAMQQGRYVAASIQNDLKGKKRKPFHYIDKGAMATIGRTDAVAQVGVLKMKGLFGWLAWLFVHLFYQVGFKNKVTILITWVWSYIAFRAEARVIQDEVSANDNGSA; this is translated from the coding sequence ATGAGCGAATCCAAGAAAAAGAAAGTAGTCATCATCGGCGCCGGTTTCGGCGGTTTGCAAGCCGTTAAAAAACTTTCCGAGAACGCCGATCTCGAGATCACGGTCATCGATAAAAAGAATCATCACCTCTTTCAACCCCTACTCTATCAAGTTGCAACCGCGGTTTTGAGTCCCGCGGACATCGCGATTCCCACCCGTTCTTTGGTCGGGGAAAGTAAGAATGTAACCGTGGTTTTGGGCGAGGCGACTAAAATCGACCCGGCGACTAAAACGGTCTATTATCAAAACACTTCAACAAATTATGATTATCTAATATTGTCAGCCGGTGCAAAATCCAGTTATTTCGGAAACGATCACTGGGAAAAACATACGATCGGTCTGAAAAATCTCAAGGACGCCCTGAAAATTCGTCATAAACTTCTGATTTCCTTTGAAAAAGCGGAATTGTCCGGAGATCCGGAAGTCGTTAAATCGCTGTTAAACTACGTAATCATAGGCGGAGGACCGACCGGAGTGGAACTCGCGGGTTCCATCGCGGAACTTTCGCATCAGATCATCCGAGACGAGTTTCATACCATCGATCCCGCGTTGTCCAAGATCACTTTGATCGAGGCTTCTCCCCGTTTACTCATGACCTTTGACGCGTCTTTGGGAGAATTCACCAAAAAACGTCTGGAGAGTAGGGGAGTGGAAGTTCTTGTCGGAACTCGCGTGATCGACATCAACGAACACGGGGTTCAGCTGGAAGGAAAAACGATTCCCACTCAAACCGTGATCTGGGCGGCGGGTGTTCAGGCGAATACGATCGCAAGCACGTTAGGCGCCACCTTGGACCGTTCCGGAAGAGTGATGGTGGACGAATTCTGCAATATAGAGGGTCATCCCGAACTTTTTGTGATCGGAGATATCGCCAATTATTCGAAAGGATTGGAACGTCCTTTGCCCGGAGTTTCTCCCGTTGCGATGCAACAAGGAAGATATGTCGCGGCCTCGATTCAAAACGATCTCAAGGGCAAAAAAAGAAAACCGTTTCATTATATCGACAAGGGCGCGATGGCTACGATCGGAAGAACGGACGCGGTCGCTCAAGTGGGCGTGCTCAAGATGAAAGGTCTTTTCGGTTGGCTTGCTTGGCTTTTTGTCCACTTGTTCTATCAGGTGGGATTTAAGAATAAGGTTACGATTTTAATCACATGGGTTTGGTCGTATATCGCGTTCCGTGCGGAAGCGAGAGTGATTCAAGACGAGGTCAGCGCAAACGACAACGGATCGGCCTAA
- a CDS encoding low molecular weight protein-tyrosine-phosphatase, with protein MVEDHSEINHSFEKQNPHGGNPIRVLFVCLGNICRSPAAEGAFLDLIQRRNLESSFYVDSCGTSRYHIGELPDPRTRQAARKKGIELVHKARQFRKEDFREFDYILTMDKSNQKDVLYLTSADEEKKKVQLFRFFQKDSKKDSEVPDPYYGTLKDFDEVQNIVSDTAEDFLEFLLSRKLDLKA; from the coding sequence ATGGTCGAAGATCACTCTGAAATAAATCATTCTTTTGAAAAACAAAACCCGCACGGAGGAAATCCGATTCGGGTTTTATTCGTTTGTCTCGGAAACATCTGTCGTTCTCCCGCAGCAGAGGGCGCGTTCTTGGATTTGATTCAAAGACGTAACTTAGAATCTTCCTTTTACGTGGATTCCTGCGGTACGTCACGCTATCATATCGGAGAATTGCCCGATCCGAGAACGAGACAAGCCGCGAGAAAAAAAGGAATCGAACTCGTTCACAAAGCGAGACAGTTTCGAAAGGAAGATTTTCGAGAGTTCGATTACATTCTCACCATGGACAAATCGAATCAAAAGGACGTTTTGTATCTTACGTCCGCGGACGAAGAAAAAAAGAAAGTTCAACTGTTTCGTTTTTTTCAAAAGGATTCCAAAAAAGATTCCGAAGTTCCCGATCCGTATTACGGAACCTTGAAGGACTTCGACGAAGTGCAAAATATTGTGTCGGATACCGCAGAAGACTTTCTGGAATTTCTCCTCTCTAGAAAACTGGATTTAAAAGCTTAA
- a CDS encoding ParB/RepB/Spo0J family partition protein, with translation MAKRSDFAGMDLLTAFGEKESAKAEILLSDIAPNPTQPRVFGKEEVSDLVESMKRLGLIEPIVVRKSGKKYQIVAGERRFQAAKILKWNSIAAIETSASEDRCFEMALAENEKRKSLNPWEVGRAIQFLRKEKRKTAEEVSKVLGFTERYVKQLSSIARLDQKSVADLIKSGKDASVKNLEELLKQKEGRGGEMISPRKSAPAKVTVQLSKLTSQQREKFLKELSTLKKKYGIKD, from the coding sequence ATGGCTAAACGTTCCGATTTTGCGGGAATGGATCTTCTTACCGCGTTCGGTGAAAAAGAATCGGCCAAAGCGGAGATTCTTCTTTCCGATATTGCGCCGAACCCGACACAGCCGAGGGTTTTCGGTAAGGAGGAAGTTTCGGATTTAGTCGAGTCGATGAAACGTCTCGGACTCATCGAGCCGATCGTAGTCAGAAAGTCCGGCAAAAAATATCAGATCGTGGCCGGCGAAAGAAGATTTCAGGCGGCAAAGATTCTCAAGTGGAACTCGATCGCCGCGATCGAAACGTCCGCGTCCGAAGACAGATGTTTTGAAATGGCGCTCGCAGAAAACGAAAAACGAAAAAGTCTCAACCCTTGGGAAGTCGGCAGAGCGATTCAGTTCTTGAGAAAAGAAAAACGGAAAACCGCGGAGGAAGTCTCCAAGGTTTTGGGTTTTACCGAACGATACGTAAAACAACTCAGTTCGATCGCAAGACTCGATCAAAAATCCGTAGCCGATCTTATCAAATCGGGTAAGGACGCTTCCGTTAAAAATCTGGAAGAACTTTTAAAACAAAAAGAAGGCAGAGGGGGTGAAATGATTTCACCCCGGAAATCCGCGCCCGCAAAGGTGACGGTTCAGTTGTCGAAGTTGACTTCACAACAAAGGGAAAAATTCCTAAAGGAACTTTCCACGCTTAAAAAGAAATACGGAATCAAAGACTAA
- a CDS encoding ParA family protein codes for MSSKTLTTRQILDEYEISSEEEFLSKVKEWKIPSSGKGKYDRDTIEKYFQKANEAVYDSAIIAVSNQKGGEGKTTVSVCLAEALSKSAPVLLVDWDAQANITQLFFGSVERSVFHSLGYRGEEPVPVKDLLVQLAPGLDLLPSSIHLANFTTPYERDDFELLKDALKPIRSSYKYVIIDCPPSLGLILENALIAADHVLIPIQTRAFSVQGLKDLHSTILKIKKKANPSLNLLGAVLNQYEDARALAGLADAIRKYFEVFNTVVYRRESIPQAQAKKKLLGEYDGKAMQMFSSLADELIERISNG; via the coding sequence ATGAGTTCCAAAACTCTAACAACCCGCCAGATTTTAGATGAGTACGAAATTTCGTCCGAGGAAGAATTTTTGTCGAAGGTCAAGGAATGGAAAATTCCTTCATCGGGAAAGGGTAAATACGATCGGGATACGATCGAAAAATACTTTCAGAAAGCGAACGAAGCCGTTTACGATTCCGCGATCATCGCCGTTTCCAATCAAAAAGGTGGAGAAGGTAAAACGACCGTTTCGGTTTGTCTCGCAGAAGCGCTTTCCAAATCGGCCCCCGTTCTTCTTGTAGACTGGGACGCGCAAGCGAACATCACTCAACTTTTTTTCGGCTCCGTGGAAAGATCCGTTTTTCATTCCCTCGGCTATCGAGGCGAGGAACCGGTTCCGGTAAAGGATCTTTTGGTCCAGCTTGCTCCGGGGTTGGATCTGCTTCCGTCGTCGATTCATCTCGCGAACTTTACGACTCCCTATGAAAGAGACGACTTCGAACTTCTCAAGGATGCGCTCAAACCGATTCGTTCTTCGTATAAATACGTCATCATCGATTGTCCTCCTTCTCTCGGCTTGATTCTTGAGAATGCACTGATCGCGGCCGATCACGTTTTGATTCCGATTCAGACGAGGGCTTTTAGCGTTCAAGGTCTCAAGGATCTTCATTCCACCATTCTAAAAATTAAGAAGAAGGCAAATCCTTCGCTCAATCTTCTGGGCGCGGTTCTCAATCAATACGAGGACGCGCGCGCACTCGCGGGGCTTGCCGACGCGATTCGAAAGTATTTCGAGGTTTTTAACACGGTCGTTTACAGAAGGGAGTCGATCCCACAGGCCCAGGCGAAGAAAAAACTTTTGGGAGAATACGACGGCAAGGCCATGCAAATGTTTTCATCGCTAGCCGACGAATTGATAGAGAGGATTTCAAATGGCTAA
- a CDS encoding sensor domain-containing diguanylate cyclase: MDLNQQDEITRLKGLVELYERISRLSESELLAAERILEAQENNAGMARLELIKMNEQLKAIRNIGPDLKTKVISLLHDQESGLKEFKIRIRELSANNPFFYSDFFRIISHLEIQENEARELWDEIYNHGENMSSSLGRSVNFVVSMLDYIFSKNRIIENPKIVELYSFEEIILNTVIDETSGIYNRRYFNIILNKEINRSARYQRDFCLLIFDVDNFKIVNDTYGHGFGDDILRLIAGTMLYSFRQEDICCRIGGEEFAVILPETPKENALVAANRFRNYLLEASMSQYGLAVTVSGGICRFSEDGKDTNELFKNADAALYKAKKTGKDRFLVFSPDL, from the coding sequence ATGGACCTGAACCAGCAAGATGAAATTACCAGACTCAAAGGTTTGGTGGAACTTTACGAAAGAATTTCCAGGCTCAGCGAAAGTGAACTTTTAGCGGCCGAAAGAATTCTCGAAGCCCAAGAGAACAACGCGGGAATGGCGAGGCTTGAACTGATCAAGATGAATGAACAGCTCAAAGCCATTCGAAACATCGGTCCCGATCTCAAAACCAAGGTCATATCCTTGTTACACGACCAGGAATCGGGTTTGAAAGAATTCAAAATCCGCATCCGAGAACTTTCCGCCAACAATCCTTTTTTCTATTCCGACTTTTTCAGAATAATATCCCATCTCGAAATCCAAGAGAACGAAGCGCGGGAACTCTGGGACGAAATTTACAATCACGGCGAAAACATGAGTTCTTCCCTGGGAAGAAGCGTGAACTTCGTAGTGTCGATGTTGGATTACATATTTAGTAAAAATAGAATCATCGAAAACCCGAAGATCGTGGAACTCTATTCCTTCGAAGAGATCATCCTAAACACGGTCATCGACGAAACGAGCGGAATCTACAACCGAAGATACTTCAACATCATTCTCAACAAAGAAATCAACCGAAGCGCGAGATACCAAAGGGACTTTTGTCTTTTGATCTTCGACGTGGACAATTTTAAGATCGTCAACGATACATACGGGCACGGATTCGGTGACGACATTCTCCGTTTGATCGCGGGAACGATGCTCTATTCGTTTCGACAAGAAGACATCTGTTGCAGAATCGGCGGGGAAGAATTTGCGGTGATTCTTCCCGAGACTCCGAAGGAAAACGCGCTCGTAGCGGCGAATCGTTTTCGGAATTATCTTCTCGAGGCGTCCATGAGTCAGTACGGTTTGGCTGTAACGGTTTCGGGAGGAATCTGTAGATTTTCAGAGGACGGAAAGGATACGAACGAATTGTTTAAGAACGCGGACGCCGCTCTTTACAAGGCGAAAAAAACGGGAAAGGATCGGTTCCTCGTATTTTCGCCGGATCTATAA
- a CDS encoding SDR family NAD(P)-dependent oxidoreductase: MLCEMDPSFWTNKTIVVTGGSSGIGEAVLEILSKLDCTLVNLSRTEPALLKRKGNIAADLIHIPTDLSSEKEIDKAVKKISKDLRGIDVLFANAGVTTHSRFDGTRIETFRKTFDINFFGPIYLIQRLLPQIKLNRGSVIATSTVSGLYGIPGRSAYSSSKSALHAALEAARIELSEDGLSFIIFCPPYTKTKLRASGLDGDGNVLNEAQHSSKKIKSPQEVALKMIEAVEDPGSKLVIMDSSGFFLKWLRNIAPGFLERTLFKKLYKDFH; encoded by the coding sequence ATGCTCTGTGAAATGGACCCTTCCTTCTGGACAAACAAGACGATCGTAGTCACCGGAGGTTCTTCGGGAATCGGAGAAGCCGTTCTCGAGATCCTTTCCAAACTGGATTGTACATTGGTCAATCTTTCCAGAACCGAGCCTGCCTTGTTAAAGCGAAAAGGAAATATCGCGGCCGATCTGATTCACATTCCGACCGACTTGAGTTCGGAAAAGGAAATCGATAAGGCGGTTAAAAAAATTTCGAAAGACCTCAGAGGTATCGACGTTCTTTTTGCGAACGCCGGCGTCACCACACATTCTCGGTTTGACGGAACCCGCATCGAAACCTTTCGAAAAACCTTCGACATCAATTTTTTCGGACCGATCTATTTGATCCAAAGACTTCTGCCTCAGATCAAATTAAACCGAGGTTCGGTGATCGCGACTTCCACCGTGAGCGGGCTCTACGGCATTCCGGGTCGAAGCGCGTATTCTTCCTCGAAGTCCGCGTTACACGCCGCTTTGGAAGCCGCAAGAATCGAACTTTCCGAAGACGGCTTGTCGTTTATCATTTTTTGTCCTCCTTATACAAAAACGAAATTGCGCGCATCCGGTCTCGACGGAGACGGAAACGTTTTGAACGAGGCGCAACATTCGAGTAAAAAAATAAAATCTCCGCAAGAAGTCGCGCTTAAGATGATCGAAGCGGTGGAAGATCCGGGTTCGAAACTCGTCATCATGGACAGCTCCGGATTCTTTTTAAAATGGTTACGCAATATTGCTCCGGGATTTTTGGAGCGAACTCTATTCAAAAAACTTTATAAAGATTTTCACTAG
- a CDS encoding cyclic nucleotide-binding domain-containing protein: MNKVQIPAGGIVFKEGETNNAMYVILSGSVEVFFTRKNIVQRLAVMKKGDFFGEMALFRAMPRTATAKAILDCQLAVIESKQQLEKFLINNPDFSAKMVRILADRLANTNAILISKLEEYSGEYEYRVPED, from the coding sequence ATGAACAAGGTGCAGATCCCGGCGGGCGGAATCGTTTTTAAAGAAGGTGAAACGAATAACGCGATGTATGTGATTCTTTCCGGTTCGGTCGAAGTCTTTTTTACGAGAAAGAACATCGTACAACGTCTTGCAGTGATGAAAAAAGGGGATTTTTTCGGAGAGATGGCTTTGTTCCGCGCGATGCCGAGAACCGCAACGGCGAAGGCGATCTTAGATTGTCAACTTGCGGTGATCGAAAGCAAACAACAACTTGAGAAATTTCTAATCAACAACCCGGACTTTTCGGCTAAGATGGTTCGTATTCTTGCGGATCGATTGGCGAACACAAACGCGATTCTCATTTCAAAGTTGGAAGAATATTCAGGAGAATACGAATATAGGGTTCCCGAAGATTGA
- a CDS encoding SRPBCC family protein, whose translation METRSVVKEFQFDYPLMRVWNAVTVNEELIHWLADKVTGRPKEGANFAWTWRLGMEGDLTTNGIYKKIIPLKELILLWQDHPAGDIELKLEFHSLSENSSKLVVTNSGYPLGDKYDVWIEAASEGWDEEGKHLREYLKKS comes from the coding sequence ATGGAAACGAGAAGTGTTGTAAAGGAATTTCAGTTCGACTATCCTTTGATGAGAGTTTGGAACGCGGTCACCGTGAACGAAGAATTGATTCACTGGCTCGCGGATAAGGTAACCGGTCGTCCGAAAGAAGGCGCTAACTTTGCCTGGACTTGGAGACTCGGAATGGAAGGCGATCTCACAACCAACGGTATTTATAAAAAGATAATACCGTTAAAAGAATTGATACTGCTTTGGCAGGATCATCCCGCAGGCGATATCGAATTGAAACTGGAATTTCATTCTTTGAGTGAGAATTCTTCCAAGTTGGTCGTAACGAATTCCGGTTATCCCCTAGGCGATAAGTACGACGTTTGGATCGAAGCGGCCTCCGAAGGATGGGATGAAGAAGGAAAACATTTGAGAGAGTATCTCAAAAAATCTTGA